Proteins encoded within one genomic window of Pseudorasbora parva isolate DD20220531a chromosome 3, ASM2467924v1, whole genome shotgun sequence:
- the LOC137071304 gene encoding coagulation factor V-like, giving the protein MKTWTRVMMSHLWRVMMDRPRLRISPVTLKSSLLQRNLSLVTLKSYLLQRNLSLVTLKSSLLQRNLSLVTLKSYLLQRNLSLVTLKSYLLQRNLSLVTLKSSLLQRNLSPVTLKSSLLQRNLSLVTLKSYLLQRNLSLVTLKSSLLQRNLSLVTLKSSTTEEPVTGDPEVLYYRGTCHW; this is encoded by the exons ATGAAAACGTGGACCAGAGTGATGATGTCCCACTTGTGGAGAGTAATGATG GACAGACCTCGTCTCAGGATATCACCCGTGACCCTGAAGTCCTCTCTACTGCAAAGGAACCTGTCACTGGTGACCCTGAAGTCCTATCTACTGCAGAGGAACCTGTCACTGGTGACCCTGAAGTCCTCTCTACTGCAGAGGAACCTGTCACTGGTGACCCTGAAGTCCTATCTACTGCAGAGGAACCTGTCACTGGTGACCCTGAAGTCCTATCTACTGCAGAGGAACCTGTCACTGGTGACCCTGAAGTCCTCTCTACTGCAGAGGAACCTGTCACCCGTGACCCTGAAGTCCTCTCTACTGCAGAGGAACCTGTCACTGGTGACCCTGAAGTCCTATCTACTGCAGAGAAACCTGTCACTGGTGACCCTGAAGTCCTCTCTACTGCAGAGGAACCTGTCACTGGTGACCCTGAAGTCCTCTACTACAGAGGAACCTGTCACTGGTGACCCCGAAGTCCTCTACTACAGAGGAACCTGTCACTGGTGA